A genome region from Flavobacterium sp. includes the following:
- a CDS encoding ferritin-like domain-containing protein, giving the protein MKNSEKQGQTNVAKPKASQTKDIKNNAKFNIVEPAPDAAEELKDLFIDSLKDIYWAENALVSALPKMAANASSSGLSGTILEHLSVTQNQVSRLEKVFDLLGEKVEGKKCEAMAGLLKEGDNILLETTPGAVRDAGIIAASQKIEHYEIASYGTLVAFAKAIGENDAAKLLTQTLAEEKEADCLLNDVALNLVNIVAAE; this is encoded by the coding sequence ATGAAAAATTCAGAAAAACAAGGTCAGACTAATGTAGCAAAACCAAAAGCAAGTCAGACAAAAGACATAAAAAACAACGCAAAATTTAATATCGTAGAACCTGCACCTGATGCGGCCGAAGAATTGAAAGATTTGTTTATTGACAGCCTGAAAGATATTTACTGGGCAGAAAATGCTTTGGTTAGTGCTTTGCCAAAAATGGCTGCCAATGCTTCATCATCAGGACTTTCAGGAACTATTTTAGAGCATCTTTCTGTAACTCAAAACCAAGTGTCAAGACTAGAAAAAGTTTTTGATTTATTAGGAGAAAAAGTTGAAGGAAAAAAATGCGAAGCCATGGCCGGATTATTAAAAGAAGGCGACAATATTCTTTTGGAAACTACTCCGGGAGCAGTTAGAGATGCGGGGATTATTGCTGCTTCGCAAAAAATAGAGCATTATGAAATTGCATCTTACGGAACTTTGGTTGCTTTTGCAAAAGCGATTGGCGAGAATGATGCAGCAAAATTATTGACGCAGACTCTTGCAGAAGAAAAAGAAGCAGATTGTTTACTAAACGATGTAGCACTAAATTTAGTAAACATTGTAGCGGCAGAATAG
- a CDS encoding catalase has translation MKNFQDEKQRDLSINTSDGTNKFLTTDQGVKINDDNNSLKAGNRGPSLLEDFILREKITHFDHERIPERIVHARGSGAHGFFEVTNPIPELTKAGFLQEKGQKTPVFARFSTVAGSRGSTDLARDARGFAVKFYTQEGIYDLVANNIPVFFIQDASKFPDLIHAVKPEPHNEMPQAASAHDTFWDFISLMPESMHMIMWVMSDRAIPRSYRMMEGFGVHTFRLVNAQEESVFVKFHWKPKLGTHAVAWDEAQKISGKNPDFHRQDLWEAIEMGNFPEWELGVQVISNEDEHKYDFDLLDPTKIVPEELVPVTIVGRMVLNKNPENFFAETEQIAFHPGHVVPGIDFTNDPLLQGRLFSYTDTQLSRLGSPNFHEIPINRSIAPIHNNQRDGHMRQEINKGRVSYHPNSLGGGCPYQAKIAEGGFANFNERVDAHKVRERSESFTDHFGQAKLFFNSQTPEEKSHIVKALRFELGKVETTAIRVRMLGLLSQVDKQLAEKVAQGLGATVPPVLETPINKGVSPETEEAGTQEPQTVESSTESSQALSMVNNPTNSPTIESRKVAILVSDGVSEAAVANMKNALKKEGAKGCVVAPHLGSVTTDADGAIAAEFSFLTASSVLFDAVYVPHGLGLNALAENDDALEYLNDAYKHCKVIGADGEASEIISGAPFAAKITNDDPGVIVTSEIASEAFAQEFITAMKMHRFWQREPNLYI, from the coding sequence ATGAAAAACTTTCAAGACGAAAAACAACGAGATTTATCCATCAATACTTCTGATGGAACAAACAAATTTTTAACTACAGATCAGGGCGTGAAAATTAACGATGATAATAATTCACTTAAAGCCGGAAATCGCGGTCCATCATTGTTAGAAGATTTTATTTTAAGGGAAAAAATTACACATTTTGATCACGAACGAATTCCGGAAAGAATTGTTCACGCACGCGGTTCAGGCGCACACGGATTTTTTGAAGTAACAAATCCAATCCCGGAATTAACAAAAGCAGGATTTCTTCAGGAAAAAGGACAAAAAACACCCGTTTTTGCCCGTTTTTCTACCGTTGCAGGATCAAGAGGTTCTACGGATTTGGCCAGAGATGCGAGAGGATTTGCAGTAAAATTTTATACGCAGGAAGGAATTTATGATTTAGTGGCCAATAATATTCCGGTATTTTTTATCCAGGACGCTTCAAAATTCCCTGATCTTATTCATGCTGTAAAACCGGAACCACATAACGAAATGCCTCAGGCAGCATCTGCGCATGATACTTTTTGGGATTTTATTTCACTCATGCCAGAATCTATGCACATGATTATGTGGGTAATGTCAGATCGTGCAATTCCGAGAAGTTATAGAATGATGGAAGGTTTTGGCGTTCATACTTTTAGATTGGTAAATGCTCAGGAGGAATCGGTTTTTGTAAAATTTCACTGGAAACCAAAATTAGGAACCCACGCTGTTGCCTGGGATGAAGCACAGAAAATTTCAGGAAAAAACCCTGATTTTCACCGACAAGATTTATGGGAAGCTATAGAAATGGGAAATTTCCCGGAATGGGAATTAGGCGTTCAGGTTATTTCAAACGAAGACGAACACAAATATGATTTTGACTTACTTGACCCAACGAAAATTGTTCCCGAAGAATTGGTTCCTGTAACGATTGTGGGAAGAATGGTTTTGAATAAAAATCCAGAAAATTTCTTTGCCGAAACAGAGCAGATTGCTTTTCATCCCGGGCATGTTGTGCCGGGAATTGATTTTACAAATGATCCGCTTTTGCAGGGAAGATTATTTTCTTATACCGATACACAATTATCGAGATTAGGAAGTCCGAATTTTCATGAAATTCCAATTAACAGAAGTATTGCTCCTATTCACAACAATCAGCGTGACGGACACATGCGTCAGGAAATTAATAAAGGACGTGTAAGTTATCATCCTAATTCTTTAGGCGGCGGCTGTCCGTATCAGGCAAAAATTGCCGAAGGCGGATTTGCAAATTTTAACGAGCGCGTGGATGCACACAAAGTGAGAGAAAGAAGCGAGAGTTTTACAGATCATTTTGGACAGGCAAAATTATTTTTTAACAGTCAGACACCGGAAGAAAAAAGCCATATTGTAAAAGCTTTGCGTTTTGAACTTGGAAAAGTAGAAACAACTGCCATAAGAGTTCGAATGCTGGGATTATTATCTCAGGTTGACAAACAACTTGCCGAAAAAGTAGCACAAGGACTTGGAGCGACTGTTCCGCCTGTTTTAGAAACACCAATAAACAAAGGCGTGTCTCCGGAAACGGAAGAAGCCGGAACTCAGGAACCACAAACAGTTGAATCTTCTACAGAATCTTCACAAGCTTTGAGCATGGTTAATAATCCAACGAACTCGCCAACAATTGAATCCAGAAAAGTTGCGATTTTAGTTTCTGACGGAGTTTCTGAAGCTGCTGTCGCAAATATGAAAAATGCCTTGAAAAAAGAAGGTGCTAAAGGTTGTGTCGTTGCGCCGCATTTAGGTTCTGTAACAACAGATGCTGATGGGGCAATTGCTGCTGAATTTAGTTTTTTAACGGCTTCTTCTGTATTATTTGATGCTGTTTATGTTCCGCACGGATTGGGACTTAATGCTTTGGCAGAAAATGATGATGCTCTGGAATATTTAAATGATGCTTACAAACACTGCAAAGTAATTGGTGCCGATGGTGAGGCTTCGGAAATTATCAGCGGAGCGCCTTTTGCCGCAAAAATTACCAATGATGATCCGGGTGTAATTGTTACGAGCGAAATTGCTTCGGAAGCTTTTGCACAGGAATTTATTACGGCTATGAAAATGCATCGTTTTTGGCAGCGTGAACCTAACTTATACATTTAA